The following are encoded in a window of Arthrobacter woluwensis genomic DNA:
- a CDS encoding ADP-ribosylglycohydrolase family protein yields MAIASKIRGSLLGGALGDALGYVVEFDRIPVIRERFGAQGLQGFEQLSGPVDFSDDTQMTLYSADGLSEVLAWARDGVAADELACVWLAYLRWLQTQGLELPDSAPHPQPRWIDAQEILRHQRHPGRACLTGLSTGQMGTPARPVNPDSKGCGTVMRSAPFGLVPQLTPEAVLRLSADAASLTHGHPSARQSAAHFSLLIHELLLGASLDDAIGALAARLQEDPATDPALRLRVARALELAAERRLLSPEELCAELGEGWVAEEALAIALYAVLATRPSGDDSTTTTPGDAPGEAQQAAGPSAVAPSQRHFRAAVALAVNHDGDSDSTASLTGNILGVLYGEEALPEAWLSGVTGLDVVEHIADELARLVAE; encoded by the coding sequence ATGGCAATCGCATCGAAGATTCGCGGCTCGCTCCTGGGCGGAGCCCTGGGAGACGCCCTCGGTTACGTCGTCGAGTTCGACAGGATCCCCGTCATCCGCGAGCGCTTCGGCGCCCAGGGACTCCAGGGTTTTGAGCAGCTGAGCGGCCCCGTCGACTTCTCCGATGACACGCAGATGACCCTCTACAGCGCGGACGGCCTCTCCGAGGTGCTCGCGTGGGCCCGGGACGGCGTGGCCGCCGATGAACTGGCGTGCGTCTGGCTCGCCTACCTCCGGTGGCTGCAGACCCAGGGCCTTGAGCTGCCCGATTCCGCCCCGCACCCGCAGCCCCGCTGGATCGACGCCCAGGAGATCCTCCGCCACCAGCGCCATCCGGGGAGAGCGTGCCTCACCGGCCTGTCGACCGGTCAGATGGGCACCCCGGCGCGCCCCGTCAATCCCGACAGCAAAGGCTGCGGCACCGTGATGCGGTCCGCCCCGTTCGGCCTGGTCCCCCAGCTGACCCCCGAGGCGGTCCTGCGCCTGAGCGCCGATGCCGCGTCCCTCACCCACGGGCACCCCTCCGCCCGGCAGTCGGCGGCGCACTTCTCGCTGCTCATCCACGAGCTGCTCCTCGGAGCTTCCCTCGACGACGCCATCGGGGCGCTGGCCGCGAGGCTCCAGGAGGATCCCGCCACCGACCCGGCGCTCCGGCTCCGCGTCGCCCGCGCCCTGGAGCTCGCCGCCGAGCGCCGTCTCCTGTCCCCGGAGGAACTGTGCGCGGAGCTCGGCGAAGGATGGGTGGCCGAAGAAGCGCTGGCCATCGCCCTGTACGCCGTGCTGGCCACTCGCCCCTCGGGTGATGACTCCACCACGACGACGCCGGGCGACGCACCGGGGGAGGCGCAGCAGGCTGCCGGGCCGTCCGCCGTGGCGCCGTCCCAGCGGCACTTCCGCGCCGCCGTCGCGCTGGCCGTGAATCACGACGGTGACTCCGATTCCACGGCGTCCCTGACCGGCAACATCCTCGGCGTGCTGTACGGCGAGGAGGCGCTTCCGGAGGCGTGGCTGAGTGGCGTCACGGGTCTGGACGTGGTGGAGCACATCGCGGACGAGCTCGCCCGCCTCGTGGCGGAATAG
- a CDS encoding YidH family protein, which produces MRQPRWRQRGTAPDYRFSLANERTFLAWLRTSLALLAGAVAVDQLAPGIAPVFLRITLCVVLALIGAGLAGMAYRRWAQAEDAMRQGRELPFSWILLVMSVVVVLAAMVLAVLIVVRH; this is translated from the coding sequence ATGCGACAACCCCGGTGGCGGCAGCGCGGCACTGCCCCTGACTACCGCTTCTCCCTGGCCAACGAGCGGACCTTCCTGGCATGGCTCAGGACGTCGCTGGCACTGCTCGCCGGGGCCGTCGCCGTCGACCAGCTGGCGCCCGGGATCGCCCCGGTGTTCCTCCGCATCACGCTGTGCGTGGTCCTGGCGCTCATCGGCGCCGGGCTGGCCGGGATGGCCTACCGCCGCTGGGCACAGGCCGAGGACGCCATGCGCCAAGGCCGGGAACTGCCGTTCTCCTGGATCCTGCTCGTCATGAGCGTGGTGGTGGTGCTGGCCGCGATGGTGCTCGCCGTCCTGATCGTGGTGCGGCACTGA
- a CDS encoding DUF202 domain-containing protein, translating into MEETERDPGLQPQRTALAWRRTLLSLLVVDFFILRSWLFPRADGSGPVTVVNGVAVAAAAVATVVVCAFAVLRVRHLRDGEGAPRALAIAGTSAAVCLLACCAVAVMLVR; encoded by the coding sequence ATGGAGGAAACCGAGCGCGACCCCGGACTCCAGCCGCAGCGCACGGCGCTCGCCTGGCGCCGCACGCTCCTCTCCCTGCTCGTGGTGGACTTCTTCATCCTGCGCTCCTGGCTCTTCCCCCGGGCCGACGGCAGCGGTCCCGTGACCGTGGTCAACGGCGTCGCCGTCGCCGCGGCGGCCGTCGCCACAGTGGTGGTGTGCGCGTTCGCAGTCCTCCGGGTACGTCACTTGCGCGACGGCGAGGGCGCGCCTCGCGCGCTGGCGATCGCCGGGACCTCCGCCGCGGTGTGCCTGCTGGCATGCTGCGCCGTGGCGGTCATGCTGGTGCGCTGA
- a CDS encoding MIP/aquaporin family protein codes for MTSVDAERAETAPRTIPGNGQQPATGLLLRAGAELLGTFLVVLAGAGVVIFTNTSLAPFPGPIATGLATIAAMYALGRISGGHFNPVLTLASAVAGRSGWRDAAVYLLAQLVGAFGAALALVAVLRNVDGTKVDSVFRVVAAGYAEHSPFQVQLPGVLIVEIIGAAVLAAVYLAASKDGKGNSLAAAAVSVGLTVAVLGQFAQSLSNSQFNPVRALATAAFAEPWALQQQWLFWVAPLAGALLTGMVARLISLSSAAPTTPEAALSADAEPVAVVVEKVEETVVVEAPQEPAESDRAAAEHEEARDFFDKK; via the coding sequence ATGACTTCCGTCGACGCTGAGCGCGCCGAAACGGCCCCCCGCACGATTCCCGGCAACGGACAGCAGCCGGCCACCGGCCTGCTGCTGCGCGCCGGAGCCGAACTCCTGGGCACCTTCCTGGTGGTCCTGGCCGGGGCGGGCGTGGTGATCTTCACCAACACCTCTCTCGCGCCGTTCCCGGGACCCATCGCGACCGGTCTGGCGACCATCGCGGCCATGTACGCGCTGGGCCGGATCAGCGGCGGGCACTTCAATCCGGTCCTGACCCTGGCCTCCGCCGTCGCGGGCCGTTCGGGCTGGCGCGACGCCGCGGTGTACCTCCTGGCGCAGCTCGTGGGCGCCTTCGGAGCCGCGCTGGCACTGGTCGCCGTGCTCCGCAACGTGGACGGCACCAAGGTCGATTCGGTGTTCCGCGTGGTGGCCGCCGGGTATGCCGAGCACTCGCCGTTCCAGGTGCAGCTGCCGGGCGTGCTGATCGTGGAGATCATCGGCGCCGCCGTGCTCGCCGCGGTCTACCTGGCCGCCAGCAAGGACGGGAAGGGCAACAGCCTCGCCGCCGCCGCGGTCTCCGTGGGTCTGACCGTGGCCGTCCTGGGCCAGTTCGCTCAGAGCCTGTCCAACAGCCAGTTCAACCCCGTGCGCGCCCTGGCGACGGCGGCGTTCGCCGAGCCGTGGGCCCTGCAGCAGCAGTGGCTCTTCTGGGTCGCGCCTCTCGCCGGCGCCCTGCTGACCGGCATGGTGGCCCGCCTCATCAGCCTCTCCAGCGCCGCTCCCACGACGCCGGAGGCCGCTCTCTCCGCCGACGCTGAGCCGGTCGCCGTCGTGGTCGAGAAGGTCGAGGAGACCGTCGTGGTGGAGGCTCCGCAGGAGCCGGCGGAGAGCGACCGCGCCGCCGCCGAGCACGAGGAGGCCCGGGACTTCTTCGACAAGAAGTAG
- a CDS encoding helix-turn-helix transcriptional regulator, giving the protein MKASRLLHLLLLLQVRQRVTTTELAERLEVSRRTVLRDVESLSAAGVPVYAERGRRGGIVLLSGARLNASHLDPAELEALSLTGLDAGQLEMLGLSAAHQAAARKIDARAAAGAEDPALARLADLVHVESAAWFAGPGAGVDVADLAWTLRAAQRLTIEYRRSAETRASTLEVDPYGLVAKSGRWYLVGDVDGEGRLFALERLSGYRSVDTPAVLRDGETLRSVWAALKERTESAGGVSVTVRLRASRVDLAHRILGTRLGSVAVAQDGWCTAVVRYPDLASVRQLLQFGDHLEVLSPDPAREVIHRLAQDLARRHAPHSPGDD; this is encoded by the coding sequence ATGAAGGCATCCCGGCTGCTGCACCTCCTGCTCCTGCTGCAGGTCCGCCAGCGCGTCACCACCACGGAGCTCGCGGAGCGTCTGGAGGTGTCCCGCCGCACCGTCCTGCGGGATGTCGAGTCGCTCTCCGCGGCGGGGGTCCCGGTCTACGCGGAACGGGGCCGCCGCGGCGGCATCGTGCTGCTCTCAGGCGCCCGGCTGAACGCCTCCCACCTCGACCCCGCGGAACTGGAGGCGCTCTCGCTCACCGGCCTGGACGCCGGGCAGCTCGAGATGCTGGGACTGTCCGCCGCGCACCAGGCGGCCGCACGCAAGATCGACGCACGGGCCGCCGCGGGCGCGGAAGACCCGGCCCTGGCGCGCCTCGCCGATCTGGTCCATGTCGAGAGCGCGGCCTGGTTCGCCGGCCCGGGCGCCGGCGTCGACGTCGCGGACCTCGCGTGGACGCTCCGGGCCGCCCAACGGCTGACGATCGAGTACCGACGCAGCGCCGAGACGCGGGCCTCCACCCTCGAGGTGGATCCCTACGGCCTGGTCGCGAAATCGGGCCGCTGGTACCTGGTCGGTGACGTGGACGGCGAGGGCCGGCTGTTCGCCCTGGAGCGGCTGTCCGGCTACCGGTCCGTGGACACTCCGGCGGTGCTGCGCGACGGCGAGACGCTGCGGTCCGTCTGGGCGGCGCTGAAGGAACGCACCGAGTCGGCGGGAGGGGTGAGCGTGACGGTCCGGCTCCGTGCGAGCCGGGTCGACCTGGCCCACCGGATCCTCGGCACGCGCCTCGGATCCGTCGCCGTCGCGCAGGACGGCTGGTGCACCGCCGTCGTCCGCTATCCGGACCTGGCCTCGGTGCGTCAGCTGCTCCAGTTCGGCGACCACCTCGAGGTCCTCTCCCCCGATCCCGCGCGCGAGGTGATCCACCGGCTCGCCCAGGACCTGGCCCGGCGCCATGCGCCGCACTCCCCCGGCGACGACTGA
- a CDS encoding VOC family protein, whose protein sequence is MSAPNLFLFYVRDAEAATAFYSDLFEMSPTFTSPRYVAFEAAPGVLFALWTGRSGHATPDTPRTSEIGLMVPGSAAAVDAVFARWAAKGVTVLEEPHDDVFGRTFVIADPDGNLIRVSPVD, encoded by the coding sequence ATGTCCGCACCGAACCTGTTCCTGTTCTACGTCCGCGACGCCGAGGCGGCGACCGCCTTCTACAGCGATCTGTTCGAGATGTCGCCCACCTTCACCAGCCCGAGGTATGTCGCCTTCGAGGCGGCGCCGGGCGTGCTGTTCGCGCTGTGGACCGGCCGGAGCGGACACGCCACGCCGGACACGCCCCGCACGAGCGAGATCGGTCTCATGGTGCCCGGCTCGGCGGCGGCTGTGGACGCGGTCTTCGCACGGTGGGCCGCGAAGGGTGTGACGGTCCTGGAGGAGCCGCACGACGACGTCTTCGGCCGCACCTTCGTCATCGCCGACCCGGACGGGAATCTCATCCGGGTCTCACCGGTGGATTAA
- a CDS encoding DUF2130 domain-containing protein, with translation MHEVVCPHCGKAFTIDEAGYAEIVRQVRDREFEEQLHQRLELAEKEKAAAVELAESRMAQELQKAATAKDSQIQDLMARLEAEETARRLAVAEALGDVEKQRDALRNELQQARREQQTATELLETKLRSELQAAAAAKDAEIQNLKAKLDAGETARRLAITEAVGDVEKDRDALRNELERAALEKKLAEQALKDKYETQLRDRDDAIERLRDMKARLSTKMVGETLEQHCETEFNRLRATAFPRAYFEKDNDARSGSKGDYIFRDSDENGTEIVSIMFEMKNENDGTATKHKNEDFLKELDRDRAEKGCEYGVLVSLLEADSELYNGGIVDVSHRYPKMYVVRPQFFIPIITLLRNAALNSLKYKTELELVRAQNIDITDFEDQLEDFKTRFGKNYELASRRFHEAIDQIDKSIAQLQKVKESLLGSERNLRLANDKAQDVTIKKLTRGNPTMAAKFAELSRPDGPEQPTLE, from the coding sequence ATGCACGAGGTGGTTTGCCCCCATTGCGGGAAGGCCTTCACGATCGACGAGGCGGGCTACGCCGAGATCGTCCGGCAGGTCCGGGACCGCGAATTCGAGGAGCAGCTCCACCAGCGGCTTGAGCTGGCCGAGAAGGAGAAGGCCGCGGCCGTCGAGCTCGCCGAGTCCCGGATGGCCCAGGAACTCCAGAAGGCCGCCACCGCGAAGGACTCCCAGATCCAGGACCTGATGGCGCGCCTCGAGGCCGAGGAGACCGCGCGGCGCCTCGCCGTCGCGGAGGCCCTGGGCGATGTGGAGAAGCAGCGCGACGCGCTCCGGAATGAACTCCAGCAGGCCCGGCGCGAACAGCAGACCGCCACCGAGCTGCTCGAGACGAAGCTCCGCAGCGAACTGCAGGCCGCTGCCGCCGCCAAGGACGCGGAAATCCAGAACCTCAAGGCGAAGCTCGACGCCGGCGAGACCGCCCGGCGGCTGGCGATCACCGAAGCGGTGGGCGATGTCGAGAAGGACCGGGATGCGCTGCGCAACGAGCTGGAGCGCGCGGCCCTGGAGAAGAAGCTCGCGGAGCAGGCGCTCAAGGACAAGTACGAGACCCAGCTCAGGGACCGGGACGACGCGATCGAGCGCCTGCGGGACATGAAGGCCCGCCTCTCCACCAAGATGGTGGGCGAGACCCTGGAGCAGCACTGCGAGACCGAATTCAACCGCCTGCGGGCCACGGCGTTCCCACGGGCGTACTTCGAGAAGGACAACGACGCACGGAGCGGCAGCAAGGGCGACTACATCTTCCGCGACAGCGATGAGAACGGCACCGAGATCGTGTCCATCATGTTCGAGATGAAGAACGAGAACGACGGCACGGCCACCAAGCACAAGAACGAGGACTTCCTCAAGGAACTCGACCGGGACCGGGCCGAGAAGGGCTGCGAGTACGGGGTGCTGGTCAGCCTCCTCGAAGCCGACAGCGAGCTGTACAACGGCGGGATCGTGGACGTGTCCCACCGCTACCCGAAGATGTATGTCGTGCGGCCGCAGTTCTTCATCCCGATCATCACGCTCCTGCGCAATGCCGCGCTGAACTCGTTGAAGTACAAGACCGAGCTGGAGCTCGTCCGGGCGCAGAACATCGACATCACGGACTTCGAGGACCAGCTGGAGGACTTCAAGACCCGCTTCGGCAAGAACTACGAGCTGGCGTCGCGCCGCTTCCACGAGGCCATCGACCAGATCGACAAGTCGATCGCGCAATTGCAGAAGGTCAAGGAGTCGCTGCTCGGGTCGGAGCGGAACCTGCGGCTGGCCAACGACAAGGCGCAGGACGTGACCATCAAGAAACTCACCCGCGGCAACCCGACCATGGCGGCCAAGTTCGCCGAGCTCTCGCGGCCGGACGGCCCGGAACAGCCCACGCTGGAGTAG
- a CDS encoding MFS transporter, producing the protein MTAPSRTSEDRPSVAASPVSAWERIVGMFRQYAQLPRLSGGWYIFLTMLARLPLAMLTIGTMSLVTAVTHSYASAGLAAGAVGIGSAVGAPLVGMLADRLGQRPVLLGYAAANVVSLALLLGACLTSQEPSVPWIVVAAFASGFTSPQVGPLSRVRWLALIGRKRGSRAGMNDVAMSFEGTTDELTFVLGPALVGVLAAFLAPWLPLALAALLTLVLVPLFALHPSVTAVQGTRNAPAGATTAEAPDGAARLRLAMVVVAVLAMVCMGTFFGGTQAALSAFAGEFANPELAGLLYSAMGLSSAVMALSIAAWPEKFRHGARWVFCALLLTAGSALLLLPLTLGSIIPVLLLLGVAVGPLMVTVFAIGAQVAPAARMSTVMTALSSGIVAGTALGYAVAGAAAQAGGSHPAFLVSGSAALLLMLLGLVAGRILKALSR; encoded by the coding sequence ATGACAGCACCCTCCCGTACCTCTGAAGACCGCCCCTCCGTGGCGGCATCCCCGGTCTCCGCCTGGGAGCGCATCGTCGGCATGTTCCGGCAGTACGCGCAGCTTCCCCGCCTGAGCGGCGGCTGGTACATCTTCCTCACCATGCTGGCCCGCCTCCCGCTGGCCATGCTCACCATCGGCACCATGAGCCTGGTCACCGCCGTCACGCATTCCTACGCCTCGGCCGGCCTGGCCGCCGGCGCCGTGGGCATCGGTTCCGCCGTCGGCGCGCCCCTGGTCGGAATGCTCGCCGATCGCCTGGGGCAGCGTCCCGTGCTCCTCGGCTACGCGGCCGCCAACGTCGTCTCTCTCGCCCTGCTTCTCGGGGCCTGCCTCACCTCGCAGGAGCCCTCCGTGCCGTGGATCGTCGTGGCGGCCTTCGCGAGCGGCTTCACCTCGCCGCAGGTCGGCCCGCTCTCCAGGGTGCGCTGGCTCGCCCTGATCGGCCGGAAGCGCGGCTCACGCGCCGGCATGAACGACGTCGCCATGTCCTTCGAGGGCACCACGGACGAGCTCACCTTCGTCCTCGGCCCCGCCCTGGTGGGCGTGCTGGCGGCGTTCCTCGCCCCTTGGCTGCCGCTCGCGCTCGCCGCGCTCCTCACCTTGGTGCTGGTCCCGCTCTTCGCCCTTCATCCGAGTGTCACCGCGGTGCAGGGCACGCGGAACGCGCCGGCGGGAGCGACGACGGCGGAAGCCCCCGACGGCGCGGCCCGCCTGCGTCTGGCGATGGTCGTCGTCGCCGTGCTGGCCATGGTCTGCATGGGCACCTTCTTCGGCGGCACCCAAGCCGCACTGAGCGCTTTCGCCGGTGAATTCGCCAACCCGGAACTCGCGGGACTGCTCTACTCGGCGATGGGGCTCAGCTCCGCGGTCATGGCGCTGTCCATCGCCGCCTGGCCCGAGAAGTTCCGCCACGGCGCGCGATGGGTGTTCTGTGCCCTGCTCCTCACGGCGGGCAGTGCGCTGCTGCTCCTGCCGCTCACGCTCGGCAGCATCATCCCCGTGCTGCTCCTGCTGGGCGTCGCGGTCGGGCCGCTCATGGTGACCGTGTTCGCGATCGGAGCCCAGGTGGCTCCCGCGGCGCGCATGTCGACCGTCATGACCGCTCTCTCGAGCGGGATCGTCGCCGGGACGGCTCTGGGCTACGCCGTGGCGGGCGCCGCGGCGCAGGCCGGCGGTTCGCATCCGGCGTTCCTGGTGTCCGGCTCGGCCGCGCTGCTGCTCATGCTGCTCGGCCTCGTGGCCGGCCGGATCCTCAAGGCCCTGTCCCGCTGA
- a CDS encoding alpha/beta fold hydrolase, producing MTRHAGQNQPHTVEGRDPGLNVEVFRGDTDAGLPPILLVHGFSSSIDLNWVQSGWIRDLLKAGRWAIAVDLPGHGRSEAPADMDSYSPGKIRADLLQAVTDVGARPLRDGDPGSGLDVIGYSLGGRIGWEIAGTQRGLVRRAVLGGPSHNDPLAEFDVVAAQRHLADGTPIADASTAALLTMAQLVPSNNIFAFLQLIEAAKVEPFDPEDAVPHQDVLLAAGSEDPRAASLPTLAALVEEAGGHAETLLIPGRNHTNTVTSRVFKEAALEFLAR from the coding sequence ATGACCCGGCACGCAGGCCAGAACCAGCCGCACACGGTGGAGGGACGCGACCCCGGCCTCAACGTCGAGGTGTTCCGCGGCGACACCGACGCCGGGCTGCCGCCGATCCTGCTCGTGCACGGCTTCTCCTCGAGCATCGACCTCAACTGGGTTCAGAGCGGCTGGATCCGCGACCTCCTCAAGGCCGGCCGCTGGGCCATCGCGGTGGATCTGCCCGGTCACGGACGCAGCGAGGCCCCCGCCGACATGGACTCCTACTCCCCCGGCAAGATCCGCGCCGATCTGCTGCAGGCCGTGACCGACGTTGGAGCCAGGCCACTGCGCGACGGCGACCCGGGCAGCGGCCTCGACGTGATCGGCTACTCGCTCGGCGGGCGCATCGGCTGGGAGATCGCCGGCACGCAGCGCGGGCTCGTCCGGCGTGCGGTGCTCGGCGGCCCGAGCCACAACGACCCGCTCGCGGAGTTCGACGTCGTGGCCGCACAGCGTCACCTCGCCGACGGCACTCCGATCGCCGACGCGTCGACCGCGGCACTGCTCACCATGGCGCAGCTCGTGCCGAGCAACAACATCTTCGCGTTCCTCCAGCTCATCGAAGCCGCCAAGGTGGAGCCGTTCGACCCCGAGGACGCCGTGCCCCACCAGGACGTGCTGCTCGCGGCGGGTTCGGAGGATCCCCGGGCGGCATCGCTGCCCACCCTCGCGGCCCTGGTCGAGGAAGCGGGCGGTCACGCCGAGACGCTCCTGATCCCCGGACGCAACCACACGAACACCGTCACAAGCCGCGTGTTCAAGGAAGCCGCTCTGGAGTTCCTGGCGCGCTGA
- a CDS encoding NUDIX hydrolase, giving the protein MDQWQPLTVPVQANPVGNVEERRLAAPGLAISTVIFALKPSETSGRPTLWLPLVRRIREPFKGQWALPGGPLRHDESLPEAASRNLLDTTGLAPRYLEQLYAFGGLHRSPAQRVVSIVYWALVQPEEAELPGEEENVRWFRADKVTDLAFDHQEIVDYALWRLRNKMEYASIAFHFLGEYFTLAQLREVYEAVLDKPLDPANFRRHVTNAVGIEPSDRYLQGGKHRPPRLYRYTGPAPSSTPRTAPNTARNPS; this is encoded by the coding sequence ATGGATCAGTGGCAGCCCCTAACGGTTCCCGTGCAGGCCAATCCGGTCGGCAACGTGGAGGAGCGCCGCCTCGCAGCGCCCGGGCTGGCGATCTCCACGGTCATCTTCGCGCTGAAACCCAGCGAGACCTCCGGTCGTCCGACGCTCTGGCTTCCCTTGGTCCGCCGGATCCGGGAGCCGTTCAAGGGACAGTGGGCACTCCCTGGCGGTCCTCTCCGGCACGATGAATCGCTGCCCGAGGCCGCCTCGCGCAACCTTCTCGACACCACCGGTCTCGCCCCGCGGTACCTGGAGCAGCTCTACGCCTTCGGCGGTCTGCACCGGTCACCCGCCCAGCGTGTGGTGAGCATCGTCTATTGGGCGCTGGTCCAGCCGGAAGAGGCCGAGCTGCCCGGCGAAGAGGAGAACGTCCGCTGGTTCCGGGCGGACAAGGTCACGGACCTCGCCTTCGACCACCAGGAAATCGTGGATTACGCCCTCTGGCGGCTCCGCAACAAGATGGAGTACGCCTCGATCGCGTTCCACTTCCTCGGCGAGTACTTCACGCTGGCCCAGCTGCGGGAGGTCTACGAGGCCGTCCTCGACAAGCCTCTCGATCCTGCGAACTTCCGCCGCCACGTCACGAACGCCGTCGGCATCGAACCCAGCGACCGCTACCTCCAGGGCGGCAAGCACCGCCCGCCGCGCCTCTACCGCTACACCGGCCCCGCGCCGTCGAGCACTCCCCGGACAGCACCGAACACAGCAAGGAACCCCTCATGA
- the nadA gene encoding quinolinate synthase NadA gives MSSVNATIQLLTREQAESAALSRAAGQSTCSTELASGPWEYDAAEAARGVPAYGPGASSADIAPASTPRQGEIPAEYKQASDAELDRRILAAKEALGDRAVILGHFYQRDEVVKYADFVGDSFQLANAALTRPEAEAIIFCGVHFMAETADILSTDRQAVILPNLAAGCSMADMADIDSVQDCWEQLEEIYGTAPDADGRLPVIPVTYMNSSAALKAFCGEHGGIVCTSSNAATVLEWAFERGQRVLFFPDQHLGRNTAKAMGVPLEHMPLWNPRKDLGGNSEATLEEAEVILWQGFCSVHKRFTVAQIEKARQDHPGVTVIVHPECPMEVVDAADSAGSTDHIRKAVAAATEPTTFAIGTEINMVNRLAAEYPQHTIFCLDPVICPCSTMYRIHPAYLAWVLEELVQGRVVNQIVVDDAVQQGARVALERMLAARP, from the coding sequence ATGAGCAGTGTCAACGCCACCATTCAGCTCCTGACCCGCGAGCAGGCCGAGAGCGCGGCGCTGTCCCGGGCCGCCGGGCAGAGCACGTGCAGCACCGAACTGGCCAGCGGGCCCTGGGAGTATGACGCCGCCGAGGCCGCACGTGGCGTTCCCGCGTACGGGCCGGGCGCCTCAAGCGCCGACATCGCGCCCGCGAGCACGCCCCGGCAGGGCGAGATCCCGGCGGAGTACAAGCAGGCGAGCGACGCCGAGCTCGACCGCCGCATCCTGGCCGCCAAGGAGGCGCTGGGGGACCGGGCGGTCATCCTGGGGCACTTCTACCAGCGCGATGAAGTGGTCAAATACGCCGACTTCGTAGGGGATTCCTTCCAGCTCGCGAACGCGGCCCTGACCCGGCCCGAGGCGGAGGCGATCATCTTCTGCGGGGTCCACTTCATGGCCGAGACCGCAGACATCCTCTCCACGGACCGCCAGGCCGTGATCCTCCCCAACCTGGCGGCCGGCTGCTCCATGGCGGACATGGCGGACATCGACTCCGTGCAGGACTGCTGGGAGCAGCTCGAGGAGATCTACGGCACCGCGCCGGATGCCGACGGCAGGCTCCCGGTCATCCCCGTCACCTACATGAACTCCTCGGCCGCGCTCAAGGCGTTCTGCGGCGAGCACGGCGGGATCGTCTGCACCTCCTCCAACGCCGCGACGGTCCTGGAATGGGCCTTCGAGCGCGGGCAGCGGGTCCTGTTCTTCCCGGACCAGCACCTGGGCCGCAACACGGCGAAGGCCATGGGCGTGCCGCTCGAGCACATGCCCCTGTGGAATCCGCGGAAGGATCTCGGCGGCAACAGCGAGGCCACCCTGGAGGAGGCCGAAGTCATCCTCTGGCAGGGCTTCTGCTCGGTGCACAAGCGCTTCACCGTCGCGCAGATCGAAAAGGCCCGTCAGGACCACCCGGGCGTGACCGTGATCGTCCACCCCGAATGCCCCATGGAGGTGGTGGACGCGGCGGATTCGGCCGGATCCACCGACCACATCAGGAAGGCCGTCGCGGCCGCCACCGAACCCACGACTTTCGCCATCGGCACCGAGATCAACATGGTCAACCGGCTCGCCGCGGAGTACCCGCAGCACACGATCTTCTGCCTCGACCCGGTGATCTGCCCTTGCTCCACCATGTACCGCATCCACCCCGCCTACCTGGCCTGGGTGCTGGAGGAACTGGTGCAGGGCCGGGTCGTGAACCAGATCGTCGTGGACGACGCCGTGCAGCAGGGCGCCCGCGTCGCCCTGGAACGGATGCTGGCGGCACGGCCATGA